One Misgurnus anguillicaudatus chromosome 20, ASM2758022v2, whole genome shotgun sequence DNA segment encodes these proteins:
- the LOC129455158 gene encoding uncharacterized protein isoform X2, with translation MLMMTDEMCCKLVGTDLSMLDIDDFITEISQLKKEVALLETKLRSREGEGVKREDVVCYESSVYVTAGCLDSVWMSRDQRRTPQPLLDSKLSEEKSRHTQDSELSLTLLCYTESKPTDAQDTVCDSNQGLQDEESTDQTSTESLDSVCNAGEQQQILQTTLKMCSVKLIDCRNLMMKIKTEPMEDNIDKDNHVDDLNPSDVKSESCSEGETSSTSEERLTAQTLSCITCGKTFSSQRHLERHERKHTEQKLSFTTLQEKKLHHSKVHGEKKKKKKKCGKNLFSTTSNINTHMRTHSGEKHFYCTECGKSFSTKRSLDGHQRIHTGEKSYECPHCEMRFRLKSNLKRHVFKHTNERLYQCSKCDQAFRDSASLKSHQNIQCSHCDKRFCRKSRLKRHERIHTGEKPHHCSVCGKSFGRRDHLVNHKKIHSDIKPYKCSQCEKTFNQSSHLKIHERIHTGEKPYVCSHCGKRFSDPSHFRVHKKIHTGD, from the exons ATGTTGATGATGACAGATGAGATGTGCTGTAAATtagtaggaactgatctgtccatgctggatattgatgatttcatcacagaaatctctcagctaaagaaagaggtggcgttactggagacaaaGCTGAGGTCAAGAGAAGGTGAAGGAGTGAAgagagag GATGTGGTTTGTTATGAATCTTCAGTGTATGTGACTGCTGGATgtctggattcagtgtggatgagCAGAGATCAGAGGCGCACACCACAGCCACTGCTGGACTCTAAACTCTCTGAAGAgaaatccagacacacacaggacTCAGAGCTCAGTCTCactttactctgttatactgagtcaaagccCACAGACGCTCAGGACACTGTGTGTGACAGTAATCAGGGCTTACAGGATGAGGAATCtactgatcaaacctccacagagtctctggattctgtctgtaacgctggagaacagcagcagatcctgcagaccacactgaagatgtgttcagtcaaactGATCGACTGCAGGAACCTGATGATGAAGATAAAAACAGAACCCATGGAAGATAACATTGATAAAGACAATCATGTGGATGATTTAAATCCATCAG atgtgaagagtgaATCATGTTCTGAAGGAGAAACGTCCTCAACATCAGaagagcgactgacagcacaaactctttcctgcatcacctgtggaaagacattcagctcacagagacatttagagagacatgagagaaaacacacagaacagaaactcagctttactaccttacaagagaagaaacttcatcATTCAAAAGTGCAtggagagaagaagaagaagaaaaagaagtgtGGGAAGAATCTTTTTTCAACAACGTCTAATATAAACActcacatgaggacacacagtggTGAAAAGCATTTTTATTGTACTGAATGTGGCAAATCCTTTAGCACCAAAAGAAGTCTTGATGGtcatcagagaattcacacaggagaaaaatcatacgagtgtcctcactgtgagatGAGATTCAGACTTAAAAGCAATCTGAAGAGACATGTGTTTAAacacaccaatgagagactGTATCAGTGTAGTAAATGTGACCAAGCCTTTAGGGATTCAGCTTCATTAAAATCACACCAGAATATTCaatgttcacactgtgataaacGTTTCTGTCGTAAATCTCGTCTTAAACGCcatgagagaattcacactggagagaaacctcatcactgtagtgtctgtgggaagagttttggGCGCCGTGATCATTTAGTGAATCACAAGAAAATTCATTCAGATataaaaccttacaaatgctctcagtgtgagaagacaTTTAATCAGTCAAGTCACTTAAAAATCcatgagagaattcacactggagagaaaccttacgtctgctctcacTGTGGAAAGAGATTCTCTGATCCATCCCATTTCAGAGTCCATAAgaaaattcacactggagacTAA